Genomic segment of Arachis hypogaea cultivar Tifrunner chromosome 11, arahy.Tifrunner.gnm2.J5K5, whole genome shotgun sequence:
TTAGTAAACCGTGGTGTTTACACTCTATATCTTTTGGCCATAATCCGCTGGGacctgccacggtttatgcacgttttgaaaccgtggtgggttgccacggATTACATAGAAATGACTTTTTGCACATGCAGGTAACAAGAACCAGTTTTACACATTTGGGtaaatattttctctattctatttatttaagtaacttGCCCTAGAATTTAGATTTACcataaattaatcattatattatCACTAATTTCTAGCTATTGATACTAGTAGTCTAATACATTCCAAAAAGGAGACTTTCATTAACTTTTTACATAATTTAGTACAACTCTAACAGTACTATTTATACTACTTTTAATAAAAGTTAATTCTGCTCTACTAATTCAACTAAACCCAATAAAACAGGTTACATATTATCATCTAAAATTACTAAACTACCCATGTCAATGTTAAGTTAACAAAGTGCtgcattcataaccatttgaccTCAACTTGTTTATCCTCTTACAATTTGTTGATGTATAACTAAAACAGAACCAGAACTTGGAAAATCTTCAGAAGCAATATAATCTCCTATGAGTCCTAATTCTTCACTCTCACTCCATTCTGATAACCCTGTAAGAAGAACAGGGTTTATCCCTTGTTTTCTTCCAACTATCCAAAGATCATAATCttcatcaccatcattatcattattattcatAGCTAGAATACTTGCAATTGTTTCTTCTCCATTCTTAACCACCACTTCTCTGTACTTCACTCTGTTGTTTGTCTCATTCTTAACCCAAAACCATGTCACAATtccatcatctagcttcttctccctttctttgtCCCCTACATAGTTTGCGGACAAGAATCGAATCACAGTAAGAGAAGCATCTTGGTTTGCAGCTATCATATCTGCATAAACAAGAGCCTCTCTTGCATCTGCTCCTCCGAGAAATAGCATCGCATATCGCCGTCCGAATCTACGAAGGGAAGAAGGAGCAGCAGCAATATTTCTTGCTGCAGTCATCATTTCAATAAGATTATTACTTCCTTTATCAACAAGAATACCAACAGAGCAAGGTGCATGATTCAACACTTGAGAGTTTATAGTATGGATCATGCCCTTGTTATAAACATGTTTTTTCTTGAAAGGTAAGATGATCAGAGAAGCTTCATTTTCTAAAGCAATCAAGCAAATGTCTTGGAACATCATTTGCTTCAGCGAAACAACTGTGAAAAACTTTAGCTCCACAAATTTCCCTTTAAGTTCTTGATAGCGCCTTAGAACATTTACAATGTGCATCCATTGATAATTGGAAGGCATTTCTTGGTTGTCATGGTCTATAAATAGAGGGCTAGCACGGCCAACAAGCTCGAATAATCGAACAGTGTGAACTATGAAGGGACGATTTGGATTTGGATTTGATATGTCAAGAACATTGATGAGACCATTTATGCTTTCATCATCTTGAATGCATAGAACCATTGAAAGCTTAGTGTTTGGAAGGTGATGCTGAATGTTCCTTCTTTGGTTCACAATATATGGCCTTGTTGGATCATACACTATGGAGATCAATGGAGTGAATGTTGCAGTTAGAACTGCTGTCATAAGCACTAATAATGTGAAACCTGGTATCTTTATGATCTGTGTTTGCATGCACACAAAGAACAAAGATAGATACAAGGAGCTATTTAGTTGAAATGCAAACAGCTATCTCCATATATAATTTgaaacaaggaaaaaaaattgagaaaatactCACGTGATCATATTTTCTTCACCCGAAGATGATATTGTAAACTGTTAGATGGTTCAGTCAAACATATTTAGTAACCATCTAACAATTTACAATGTCATCTCCGTATAAAGATGTCATTATAAGAgtattcattaaaaaataaatctacAATTTATTTTCCTAAACTTCAAATCCTTTACAACGTGAAATTAAATTATTCAAAGTTAttaaatagtgcaaaaattgtgATGAAACACATAATGTGATGATAATTTTGTATGAAAAGTTGGCcggaggttttttttttttaaaccatttaatagagttaacaaattaaaaaaatacacatcTAATCACTAGCTAGGACAATTTTgtaaatttccttttctttatataattttagtatttttttaaattattttctcaatttatgtGAGTATTTACAATTAAATACATCTATTCATATTAAAAGAGTATAAGATGAGTTAAACTTTAAAATGACACTTGAGATTGGTCGCATATACTAACATACTCATCAAGATTTCAATTGTACCAATTATGTTTTGAAATTCTAATTGTACCACAATCGTTCTTAATGACATGATGAGTTACTTGATAAAAAATCAGTGAGGGATTATTACGATGCACTTTTACCAATTTCAAATACCTAATTAGTATAATTGGAATCTCTTGAATTTTTTAAGTACATACAATCAATTTAAAGGGCCACTTTAGGATTTAACTTGTATAAGATACACATAATGGAGCTTAGTTACCTTCTTATCCATGAAATGGACAAACATTATGAGCTCCATTTGTCCTCTCAAGCTCATCATAAGGCTAAGTGCAAGTCCATCTCTAAATGGCAACTGCCAATAGAATGTAGCAACCCAAGTGGAAAAGAATTTGGTCAAGTAGCCAGTTAAAACCATGAAAAACAATGGTTCTAAATGAGACCAATCAATCTCACTCATAGCAAACACATCAGTATGAGTTCCCACCATAAGGAATGAGAATGGTAGTAGAAAATCAGTCATAATAGTCTTGCTCTTTTCCACTATTGTTGCTCCTAAAGGAGGCCCATCAGGGATCACAAGGCCCAACCACAAAGGCCCATTAGCAATTGCCATCCCAAGCATATCTGTCACAAAGCCCAACACAAAAACACCCAAAAGAATGACAACAACATAAGATTGTTCCACTGGGTGCCCTTCTGGAGTGTTCTTATGAATCCACATCATCGTGGGCCTTACACAAAACATAATGAACATTAGCACCAGTACAAGAGAAATTGTGTACCAAATTGCATGCTTTGTTCCTGTTTCTCCATGTTTCCCAGCCTCAAATACTACAATTGAACATGTACCAATTGCATCACCAATTAAAGCCATAGACAAAGCCATTCTCCCAACATGTGAGTTTATAAGGTTAAGCTCTTTCAAAATATTATGGACAACAGGGAATGTTGTGATCCCAAAGTACGCTGAAATTACACCTAGTGAAGCTATTCTAGAAAGTTCTTTGTCCATGTTTTTTCTCATGTATAGTGACACAAGAAAAGTTAGCATTGAGGGAATGCTTATACCAACTAATGCCGTGTACAAATGCATTTTCCCTGATTTTTTCAACATGGTTGGGTCACACTTCACACCATAGATGAAAACAAAGAACATGAATCCCATTATTCCAAGATTTTTCACCAAGAATTCAGCTGCTTCAGGCATTACATTATGTTTAAACCATCCATGGCGTCCCAAAACAGAAGGTCCAAGAATAATACCACCCTTGAAATGATAAcatgtaaatttatttatatttaatcagTATCCAATTAGTAAAAGTTATCTCCACACCAaaacattatattattattattattattattagaaataatatttctttttcaTGTGTAGTCAAAATActcacataaatattttttacataaatgcACCAAAAATAGCAAGAACTTACCTTATTTTAGTATTCATTTTCACATGAATtaattttgttttcgaaaattttcaaaacttcAATTTGTCCCTAAAATGCTTATGAAGGCAAAATCTATGTATGTTGGTGCTTATCTATTAGTTTGGCTaagttctttaattttatcaacgACTTGGAGCTACATTTAGAAATTTGATATAAACATATggaaaatatacattaaaagaataaattaatgtaTGGTTCCTCTTGAACATTAAGCAATGAAATGAATGTTAATAATACTAAAAATTAAGAAGCTTATTACCATCATCTGACAAACCAGCTCAGGTTGTTTGAGAGGCTTAAAAAGAATGCGAAGAATGCGAGTGACGACGATGATAAGAATGAGATCTAACATTAGAAGTGAGAAAGTAGAGGCTGTATGATTGTTGCCACCGCCATTGAAGAGTCCCCCAGCGCGAAACTCTTGCATTGATTGGCAAGAAAGGGCCAAGGAAGTTGCAATAGAATCATCATCGATATGTTTCAAGCTTTGTATCAATGTTCGCgaatgacgaatgtgatgatcatgTATTGGGAAAACCCTAGTCATGTGCAACAACGTTAAAGTTTCTGTCTCATAAAACCATACACATCCAAATCACATTCAAACGTGAAGGAAATGTGAAAGAGGCTGAGATAGGATACAAGAATTGTGGATATACGTCAAAGTGGGAGAATTAGTGTTTCTCTTTCATTCTAATCACTaatcactattttttattattttattgtgagGTAAATATTTTACatgtttagtttttttaatttcctACATCATTGAAGTAGTGGAATTTTTTAgctacatttattttatttatttggtatACAAGGGAACGCCCAAGTATTTTCCTAGGGCAGAGCAAAATTCTTATAGCTAATAAGGAAGTAAAATTATATGACACGAAGCTACTTTTGGAGGAACTAAAGTTTTATTAATGTCATATTTTAGCATGTTAGTTGATGATTGTTACATATGGCTTATTTGAATTCTTTTAAGTGTATTCCCAATTTGTTATGGGAGCTTGATGGAAATTAATGTCTTTAGTTTTCAACTGATCTGACATAAATCTTCATGAAAATGAAGCtacacaattaattaatttaggttGATGTGGTGATTAACAATAATCATTCGCTTAAATAAGTATTAGAAGTTTGAATTATGCATTGTTTGAATTATGCATTGTATATCTAGCAACTCATTGGCCAACGACAAATCCTTAAATAGTGTTTAGATTCATAGCAGATTAGTCCTTAACATGTCGGACTGACTATAAtaatttgtgattttattttgatttgattacACATggtttctattatattttttagggGCTAATTTCATGATACAAAACTTGgaaatttatacataaattgCATAACAGAATTGTAAAACTAACAGCACCCCTACTTAATTTACATAAACTCCCTCTGAAGTTAAGCTACAGTTGTAGTTGAAAGGAGAGAATTTGATTTGATTCACCTAGCAGTGACCTTTGGGGATCCAATCCCATCCTCAGAGGTTTCAAACCCTGCATCATCACTCTTGCAGAGAGCATAGACAACATCCACTATGCTAGGCCTCTTTGAAGGCTCCTTATGCAAACAAGCAATAGCAATCCCCAAAACTCCCAACAAACTATCCATAGATATTGTGTCCCTCAAGATTGCCTTGTCCATCCACTCCCTCACCCTCCTACCCTTCTCTTGATCACTACTTACCCCTTCAAAGGTCTTCATAGCACTCATCCACAGTAGATTCCCCTCCTCGTCGATGGCTTCCCTTCCAGAGATGAGCTCCAGGAGCACCACCCCGAAAGAGAAGACATCCATCTTGGTGGAGACGACGCCATCGGCCAGATACTCGGGAGCAATGTAGCCCTGAGTTCCCACAATGTGCATTGTAATGGCATTCATTCCTGACTTGGCAAGCCCGAAGTTGGCAATCTTGGCTCTCATGTTTGAGTCCAACAGAATGTTGCTGCTCTTTATGTCTTTGTGCACTACTCTTGGCCTTGTGTGCTCGTGGATGTATTGAAGACCATTTGCTATGTCTATGCCTATTCTCACCCTTGTCTTCCAGTTTAGCTTCTCCTTATTCTTCCCTTCCTCTTCGTGCAGCCACCAGTTCAAAGATCCATTCTCCACGTACTCATAAACTAGATAGCAATTCCCTTCTTCAGAATCTATGCAAAACCCTTCTAACTTCACCAGATTCCCATGGTTAACCTTCATCCACACAAAACCATCATTTACTAGAGAAAGTGTGTGAAGATATCTTATATGCAAAGATGATATTGCGACCAATTAAATAGTTCAGTCAAACatatcaaatcatttaacggtTTACAATATCATCTTTGTACGGAGATGTAATAGGGGAAGTAGCCACCTTTTGTTTATCTTATGTGTTGCTGTGAATTTTGGAGTTTTATGCTTTTactatattttctttaaaaagttAAAAGAGTGCAGCAGCATGATTTGTCTGTTATTATGACTTTATGTGCGTACCTAATAATGTgcttctttaatttaaaaaactctGTATAATAAGCTGATAACAATGATCAATCATGAGAGACAAAGATGGAAACGTCACTCACCAAATAACTAAAAGGAACTATTCCATTAACTGATAatgttttattcttatttaaGTGTTCCTCAAAATAGATTAGTTAgcataaatgaaaaataataaccAAAAGAAACCCAATCTGATAACGTTTTGGATCAGAAATATATGTCTGTTTATTTATTGAGTCCTGCTAGGGAGCCAAGCTCTTGACTTTTCGGATctagagctctgataccatatcatgataccactcatctcaAAAACTTCAGCTGATagaaaaagataacactaatggttatatctccattggctccctatacttttttatgttatattttaagGAATAATAAGCGACCACATGTAACGATTCCACTGGTTTTTTTCTCCGCCCCTAATAATACCTTAgggaaacattaaaaaaataatgatgtgCATATAGATCTAGGCATCTCCAGGTTTATTCCCTTGGCTTGAGTATgcttaataaaataaagtatttcGAAACACACGACATACATGATAGGAAGTTAGAAAGAATAAAGATAATTTTACGAGTGAAATTGATTACCTTCTGTAAGATCTTGAGCTCCTCATAGGCATTCCACTTCATCTTCTTGATTGCATAGGTTTCTCCATCAATAGTACCTTTGTAAACAGAACCTTGAATGAGGCAACTGTCACTGAAGGCATCAGTGGCTTCTACAAGTTCCTCAATTCCAAATACTCTGTACTTGTCCAAGCAGTCAGACACATTGGCCATCAGCTTCACATCCATCGGTTTACTCCCTTTCCCATCTCCCCCTCCCGAAAACACCCTGCCCTCCTTCTGCCTCTGCTCCTCCTCGTCCCTGCCCGCCCACATCCTGCCCTTCAACACACTCTCCCTATACATCCACACCGCACACACCACCATTAGCAGCAAACCAGCAATCCCCAATCCAATTGCCAGCCCTCTCACGGTGCCTGTTGTTATGAGTATGCTTAGTGGATTATTCAAAAACCATGACATTCACTAAGCAATTCTAGTTTTTAGTAAATACTCACGTACAGTTatcttcacgtgaagttgatagccgAGAACAATTACATTGACTAAATTGTTAAAcagttctcaactatcaacttcatatgattTTAGGTGAGTTTTAAATGTCTAGTGGTTATTTTCAATAtattgaaacaaaaaatatttagtaaattGTTTAGCGAGGTTGTTACCTGCCCTGTCATCAGAGCTGCCGGCCGGAGTCGGAGAAGGAGCAGCAGCAGTGCTTGTATTCGGCTGTGACAGAACCGGCAGCTTCGTCACCGGGACGAATATGGTATCATAGACGTTGAATTTGTTCCCGTTGACATCAGTGATGGCCTTCTGCTGAGATCCAAACCTGGAAGCAATCGAAGATAGGTTGTCGGACGGTTGGACAACATAGGAGATCATGTAATTGGCTCTTGTGTTGGACACAGTTGTGTTCTTGTCGGGGCACTTGCAGAAGACAGGGAATATAGCATTGTCCCCAATTTGGAGGTTGGTTGCTACAAGGTTTGGGTTAACAACCTCAACAGAAGGGTAGGTAGTGAGGTTCTCAAACTTGTTGGTGGAGACTAAGTAGAAGGTATCGTTGGGTTTGATGGTGTAGGAGATGTTAGCATAAGAGATGGAGCCAAAGGTGGTGTTGATGGAGTTGCAGGAACATGTTAAGGGAATAAAGAGTTGCTGGTTTAGGATTAGAGGAGAGGAAACTGAATTAGAGGATATGTTGCTTGGATTTGCAATCATGAGACGGCTGACTTGGAAGAGGTCTCCAATGGAAGCTAGGTCAAGAAACTGACTCTGAGCTCTGTAGAAAGCATAGGCCTGGCATGGATAGCTTCTTCCACTGCACTGGAACCCTGTGTTGTTCTGTTGGCTCTTTGTCTGGCCATGTGAGGGTTCAACAAACTGCAACAGCAAGATGAGAAGGACAGGCCAAACTCTCATTTTGGCTTCTCTCTCTGTTTGTTTCTATTTTGACATGTTTGTTTATTATATATAGTGTAGAATTTCAAGTGCTGTGGCTGCGGTGAGAggcaaggaaaagaagaaaagaaacaatgGACTTAGTTTCCTTTCAGATCTAACTGGACAGCATTCATTCAAGTCAAACCTGCTTGCTTATGTCTAAGTTTCCCACTCACCGTTCTTGATATTTATCCCCCAACTATGAAATATGAATACTAGTCAACATGATTGAATTTTCTATGAGTGACTTAAGATGGGGCctattccttttcaattttcaattactCCAATCACTGGCATCCTTCTAGACTAATTTCATGGTGCTTGTtaaatagtatttaattttttaatttattttttattgaattttaaatatttaaaaaaaatatttttttattttttaaattaaatattaattttttattttttttagcaaaTTAAAACTACTTTTTAAATACAATAACAATTACCTAATATTTAATATCAAATTATCAATAGTACAAAGAAACTTTGAAGGTTATTGGATCACTAATAATTataggatttggatcctctaaagtttgaatttcactttagataATAAAGTGTAATTTCTCACTATTGATTTTATAGGTGGgatcaataataaatatgaaagagaaactattcaagagtagaagatcacactttattctctaaagtaaaatttaaattttagaggatccaaatctatAATTATAATATACAACTAAATGACTGTTGAGTATTTTTTATAGACAATGAACTAATTAATCATATCAAATGGAttgatttttttatagtttttaagatattttttaatctgacatattaaaaattaatccaTTTACAGAAAATGGTGTGGATTTGATCTATTTGATTGTTGATGATAATGTCAGAAATGACAATGAATTAtacctttttatttatgtttatgtcttaTTTTTTGTTGTGCTTGGTTTTTTGCTGCTCTATTTTATTGTGTTGAGtttcttttattcaaaaaaaatttcaagttctATTTAATGGTTTattacttatcaaaattaaaatcctTACATTTACCCAAGTAAAACGAGTGAATTAGGCTGTTCGACCAACTCAAAGTTGGTTAATGAATTGATTACTTTATTCAACAGTCATTGTAACGTTTGGTTTGGGCAAATAAACTAAAAACGATTGGTGATTGGCTATAGGCTCTAGCTCAGGATAAAGCAATAAAATTGATTATTGGCCCTGCCCTTTGGTGTAAAAATGAAACACAAAAGATAAGAGTACGAGGAACGCATATACTACACAAGAAAGTCGTGACAGATTTGGTTCCCAACACAGACTTGAGAGTTGACTACTAAATGCAAACTAAACGTATTGGAGAGGTCATTACTTATTTCTATGTTAACAAAGTCACAAGTCATTGCAAAATTTGGACTATGAACATTGATTGCAAGAAATTTCTATGTCCTGGATAGCAATAATTTCCATAATTCACACTTTAAGTTGATTATTAATTTATGCCTATTGCCTAAATAGTGTCAGTGTTAACACTGCTCACTTATAGACCAGTCACTTCAAAGTTGAAACCTAAAAAATTCTTCAATAAAGGAATCTAGAAAAGTAAAAAACCCAAGGAGCACTCCAGCCTCTAGAGAATTCATGTTTTGTTATTTGATTAGGCTTATATTGATCATACACGTTATTCTAATACTATTTTTTCTAAGTTTGAACTAAGACAATTCATTTGACCGAAAATATATAGTCATGCATACATAGCAAATGTGTAAAGTCTTTGATACATAACAAACAATATTTGATAGATAGAATCCTAATTCTTGTATATAATGCTCCATGCCAATTCTTATTAGTTAAATAACTTCTCCTGTATTTGAAGGTTACTAATTTTTGAAagattgaaatttttttctttttctaaggtCTAATTATTCGTGGCATCATCACCAAGCACTAGATATTTTTTAGCATGAAAAATAAGTGGAAGGCTTCTACATGATAAGTGGAAGTGGGAGACTTGAGAATCATGATAATGAGAATAACATTATTAGTATTGACTAATTTGGATGCTGTGAATTAGTGATCTAAAATAGGTTAGTGGCTAAGATGATTGACAtctataaagatttaaaaaaaaaaaaaacttaattattgCAATAAACAATTTTAGAAAAGGTTATAAGAATGTGATGTTTGGAGAGTGCGTAGATGAATAATATAAGAACGTAACATGTCCAAAGAcgcattatattttttaaaaaagtgtagagtctaatcttaaaatttttttacaaagaATACTACACTTACTATGTAGTGTTTCATTAGGTCTCTTAAGAATTTCGATCTCagattttttgttattatacAGGATTTAATTAGTACTTTATTTTTCTTCAAGAACTAATTATTTTGAGATTAAAATTCTCAAACAACTAATTAAcatttaaatcttaaaaataatgTCTTAATTAAATCTATCAAATTCATCATATTTTAGAAACCTATTCTCAAATATCACATTTATAAAACTTAGATTCATTTGATGGAAGAACTAGAAATTAAAATAGTGAAAAAGTGAGCAAATTTAGCAGTCATCCCACAATATAAATTTGAGTTAAGCTCCCCATTCTTCTACGGTTATGGTATGTTTGATTGGAGAGTGAAAATGAGGAATAAATTTTGCCTAAACAAGTTATTTAAGTAAagttttactctatttttgcacGTCCAAACTAACCATTCTCTTACAAAAAAATAATGAACATATTGAAGACTAAATTCTTAAAGTAGTCCTTTTGATTTATGGTGTTCaccattctaattttttaaatccaaaatttattatattgattGTTGAGATCCAACTCTAGAATCATAGTTGTCTTTAGACCCTTTTTAGCTCTGAGTCAATAAATGAAATGCTGAGTTGATTCTAACTTGTCAAGCTTAACAGTTAACACAGgactaaacgacgtcgtttcatttTAACGCTTAAACAAAGCAAAAATGAAGAgatagaggaagaatagtttacATGATGTACAAACCGTTTTATCCCTTTTCATTCTCCAAAACGACCTCATTTTTTGCATGCTTGTTCAAGCACAAAACCAAAATGACATCATTTAGTCCTATGTTTAGTGTGACAAGTCAAAATTAGCTCAACATTCTATTCATTGACTTAATACTGAAAAGAGTTCAAAGACCAATATAATACCTGGAGCTGAATTTCAGGAATCAATATaacaaattttgaatttaaaagactaaaatagtAAAAGTCGTGAATCCAGAGGCCACTATAAAAATTTATCCCATATTAAAAGCATTATTTACAAATTACAATGTATAAGACCCAAAGTGATCTTTCCGAAATTttttataagataaaaataaggaatatatatacataatcaaACCTATTGATTAAATAAAATAGTGAAGAgagaagaacaaaattaaaagggTTGCCAAGCCTCACCCTCAATATTATAGAATGATTATCTGTTATCTCTATCTTCCTGTATCATCCTGTTTGATAGTAAAATCCCAAAGATCTCCATATTTCTCATTGAAGTCCCAAATGTCCATGGTGTTATAGTCATTGATCAACTTATCTCTAGCTCCCCTCTCCATATTATATATCTGAGGTTCAAAGTGGTGAGGCTTATCCGGCTTATCCATCTCGATTATGCAAAATATGATTGTAAATATACCTGCTCCTATGTATAAGTACTCCCCCTGAAACAAACAGTTACAAACAAACATTCATCAATGAATGAAACTTAGCATTCATAGTTGAAGTCTTCTTCGTTATTACCGGAACATTGAAGAAGACTCCGGCAGCAATAGCTGGTGGGAACAGCCATGAAATAAG
This window contains:
- the LOC112723745 gene encoding cation/H(+) antiporter 24-like; translated protein: MPEAAEFLVKNLGIMGFMFFVFIYGVKCDPTMLKKSGKMHLYTALVGISIPSMLTFLVSLYMRKNMDKELSRIASLGVISAYFGITTFPVVHNILKELNLINSHVGRMALSMALIGDAIGTCSIVVFEAGKHGETGTKHAIWYTISLVLVLMFIMFCVRPTMMWIHKNTPEGHPVEQSYVVVILLGVFVLGFVTDMLGMAIANGPLWLGLVIPDGPPLGATIVEKSKTIMTDFLLPFSFLMVGTHTDVFAMSEIDWSHLEPLFFMVLTGYLTKFFSTWVATFYWQLPFRDGLALSLMMSLRGQMELIMFVHFMDKKIIKIPGFTLLVLMTAVLTATFTPLISIVYDPTRPYIVNQRRNIQHHLPNTKLSMVLCIQDDESINGLINVLDISNPNPNRPFIVHTVRLFELVGRASPLFIDHDNQEMPSNYQWMHIVNVLRRYQELKGKFVELKFFTVVSLKQMMFQDICLIALENEASLIILPFKKKHVYNKGMIHTINSQVLNHAPCSVGILVDKGSNNLIEMMTAARNIAAAPSSLRRFGRRYAMLFLGGADAREALVYADMIAANQDASLTVIRFLSANYVGDKEREKKLDDGIVTWFWVKNETNNRVKYREVVVKNGEETIASILAMNNNDNDGDEDYDLWIVGRKQGINPVLLTGLSEWSESEELGLIGDYIASEDFPSSGSVLVIHQQIVRG
- the LOC112719929 gene encoding serine/threonine receptor-like kinase NFP: MRVWPVLLILLLQFVEPSHGQTKSQQNNTGFQCSGRSYPCQAYAFYRAQSQFLDLASIGDLFQVSRLMIANPSNISSNSVSSPLILNQQLFIPLTCSCNSINTTFGSISYANISYTIKPNDTFYLVSTNKFENLTTYPSVEVVNPNLVATNLQIGDNAIFPVFCKCPDKNTTVSNTRANYMISYVVQPSDNLSSIASRFGSQQKAITDVNGNKFNVYDTIFVPVTKLPVLSQPNTSTAAAPSPTPAGSSDDRAGTVRGLAIGLGIAGLLLMVVCAVWMYRESVLKGRMWAGRDEEEQRQKEGRVFSGGGDGKGSKPMDVKLMANVSDCLDKYRVFGIEELVEATDAFSDSCLIQGSVYKGTIDGETYAIKKMKWNAYEELKILQKVNHGNLVKLEGFCIDSEEGNCYLVYEYVENGSLNWWLHEEEGKNKEKLNWKTRVRIGIDIANGLQYIHEHTRPRVVHKDIKSSNILLDSNMRAKIANFGLAKSGMNAITMHIVGTQGYIAPEYLADGVVSTKMDVFSFGVVLLELISGREAIDEEGNLLWMSAMKTFEGVSSDQEKGRRVREWMDKAILRDTISMDSLLGVLGIAIACLHKEPSKRPSIVDVVYALCKSDDAGFETSEDGIGSPKVTAR